In the genome of Anabrus simplex isolate iqAnaSimp1 chromosome 6, ASM4041472v1, whole genome shotgun sequence, one region contains:
- the LOC136875741 gene encoding uncharacterized protein isoform X2: protein MGGMKEPGVIAYKFTRKELQNSLKYRFKSTPENKILELCLHRSMSKRKRKYHAALSFYHVATELRECVLRNLWSDAVHLMLIFLDAPRRLLPLIWQNDYRCHEAKRINPVPIDSTEICVISIYIYM from the exons ATGGGTGGAATGAAGGAACCAGGAGTTATTGCATACAAATTCACCAGGAAGGAACTG CAAAATTCCTTGAAGTATAGATTCAAATCAACTCCAGAAAATAAGATATTGGAACTCTGTTTGCACAGAAGCATGTCAAAGCGCAAAAGAAAATATCATG CTGCCTTATCTTTCTATCATGTTGCAACGGAGCTACGAGAGTGCGTTTTGCGCAATCTATGGTCGGATGCTGTCCATTTAATGTTAATTTTTCTGGATGCTCCAAGAAGACTTCTACCTTTGATTTGGCAG AATGACTACAGGTGTCACGAAGCCAAGAGAATTAATCCAGTCCCTATTGACTCAACTGAAATATGTGtgataagtatatatatatacatgtga
- the LOC136875741 gene encoding uncharacterized protein isoform X1 — translation MGGMKEPGVIAYKFTRKELQNSLKYRFKSTPENKILELCLHRSMSKRKRKYHAALSFYHVATELRECVLRNLWSDAVHLMLIFLDAPRRLLPLIWQYCFKILLNHPSGGPEILEEFIQMTTGVTKPRELIQSLLTQLKYV, via the exons ATGGGTGGAATGAAGGAACCAGGAGTTATTGCATACAAATTCACCAGGAAGGAACTG CAAAATTCCTTGAAGTATAGATTCAAATCAACTCCAGAAAATAAGATATTGGAACTCTGTTTGCACAGAAGCATGTCAAAGCGCAAAAGAAAATATCATG CTGCCTTATCTTTCTATCATGTTGCAACGGAGCTACGAGAGTGCGTTTTGCGCAATCTATGGTCGGATGCTGTCCATTTAATGTTAATTTTTCTGGATGCTCCAAGAAGACTTCTACCTTTGATTTGGCAG tattgCTTCAAAATTCTTTTGAATCATCCATCAGGAGGCCCAGAAATTCTGGAGGAATTTATTCA AATGACTACAGGTGTCACGAAGCCAAGAGAATTAATCCAGTCCCTATTGACTCAACTGAAATATGTGtga